One genomic window of Pecten maximus chromosome 3, xPecMax1.1, whole genome shotgun sequence includes the following:
- the LOC117324379 gene encoding serine/threonine-protein kinase MRCK alpha-like isoform X3 — protein sequence MMSAEERLKRLGQLYVGGVQHSNGQALSLESLLDVLIVLYDECCSSTLRREKNISEFVEFAKPVVNKIKQYRLHRDDFETIRIIGRGAFGEVAVVKLKSTDQVFAMKILNKWEMLKRAETACFKEERDVLVYGDRHWITNLHYAFQDDNFLYLVMDYYCGGDLLTLLSKFEDRLPEDMAKFYIAEMVLAISSIHKLCYVHRDIKPDNVLIDQSGHIVLADFGSCLRLLEDGTVQSSVAVGTPDYISPEILRAMEDGHGRYGPECDWWSLGVCMYEMLYGETPFYAESLVETYGKIMNHQTRFEFPDDVDDISDDAKDLLKLLICGADKRLGKNGLDDFKNHPWFEGIDWENIRTMTPPYVPEVSSPTDTSNFDVDDADFRHTDSVPPISNAAFKGHHLPFVGFSFTSESQISDLGTLQDVSEMDSEKLETLAAEAFERKIKVLEKENKELQRKLQDTSMTIQKLNSGEMSSTAAAAAAGAAESEVRQLKEEIAVLHKVVSESQTEISAVEQELKRAIDSKHDLEKRIRLLDEEKSALEKELQDFRDKYKQQARELKEALAKQKIAIEQYTDSNDSLLKSQARVKELTREFRNKDEEMEEYKRKADSMKNERRRAEKSILELQNQSDEYRSEASKERKLKERAEAFSRELEQEIESMKRKQLGRASNTSTLELTQEVSRLKTEMERKEVEQEEKIARVLSKHQTELSDRQFLMSELELKTKEITKENVTLKQKLSNQASVDELQAELQRLKLQSDHSGREQSVMQEENSRLKEELAFQESALNSLVQEKNSLEQELRDIFEKRESVAQWEAQISEIIKWVSDEKDARGYLQALASKMTEELENLKVMGVSDDSNRQRWRNRRSQRLDKMELLNLQSSLQSEIQAKQQISEELNKVKAANVAGETKILELEAIIDKLKKDHEDLQDDLNRMERPGDSSLMNFFKGHFSLLNDSENDSMADEDSVSEDALSRTDSRTDSRSDLQFGSESTSDSIANTNMSANQVSTSEQVYDQPWGASKVGSTPQQKVHNFTMKTFTTPFRCNQCTSLMIGVQRQGTVCEECGYTCHVHCIEKAPNICPVPPDQTKRRLGIDVYKGIGTAYEGYVRVPRFGGIKKGWVKQFVVVCDFKLFLYDNIYPDRNSPSHIVQQILDMRDEDFSVSPVLPSDVIHANKKDIPCIFRVTTSEMNPPGSKHQVLMLAESEQERHRWVGALNELHKLLRKNKLPDKVAFQAQEVYDNSLSLVKSCLSAVILEPDRILMGTEEGLYVAQLNKDVLIRIGDRSEKKTVYQLELVLEEQLVVFISGRQKHIKLLHVSALEGHDGDPVKIPESKGCSVFCTGLIRQSCCSCLCVAIKRTIQVYELNKTRQKYRKMKDIQVPGQVQFIEIMNERLCVGYPSYFAIYSVTGDAAPMTLVNSEDSSLQFVIQSQQNSLQAVELSPKEYLLVFSVSGIYVDNNGRRSRAQELMWPAPPTAVAFSDPYLMCYSENAIFVFDVHTAEWIQTMCLKKTKPLNRDGSLNMMNMMDSQHIIHFKNVHQEEERLAIKEIFKNRSVNRNKRRFSFKTREDHDRGAKGPERRSREISAPISFSHVAHMGPDQVFSSSIPIPVTVTHGQSERKSRIISGPTNFTHVAHMGTNMDMKSLIDLPKPAGSTSTPVVERTPPDSTIQRVRNIFHPSMKSVQEAQMRGSRSQPNGRSNGSARRESPSKVGGGARPTSSTSSISDSPELPSHHDQSAFSDVTSNMFEVYKGPPGSRESVSGSVSNHTYESTWQNY from the exons CCAAGCCAGTTGTCAACAAGATCAAACAGTACAGGCTTCACCGAGATGATTTTGAGACAATCAGGATTATCGGCAGAGGTGCTTTTGGAGAG GTGGCAGTGGTTAAGTTGAAGTCAACAGACCAGGTTTTTGCAATGAAAATCCTCAATAAATGGGAGATGCTGAAACGAGCAGAA ACTGCTTGTTTCAAAGAAGAACGAGATGTGCTGGTCTATGGTGACCGCCACTGGATCACAAATCTCCATTATGCATTTCAAGATGACAACTTCCTG TACCTTGTGATGGACTATTACTGTGGAGGTGACCTTCTAACACTACTGAGCAAGTTTGAGGATCGTCTCCCAGAAGACATGGCCAAGTTTTACATCGCTGAGATGGTGTTGGCTATTAGTTCTATTCACAAGTTATGCTATGTGCATAGGGATATAAAACCAGACAATGTTCTCATAGATCAAAGTGGACATATAGTGCTAGCGGATTTTGGTTCGTGTCTTCGTCTTCTGGAAGATGGAACG GTGCAGTCTTCAGTGGCAGTTGGTACACCAGATTACATCTCTCCAGAAATTCTTCGA GCTATGGAGGATGGCCATGGCCGATATGGCCCCGAGTGTGACTGGTGGTCATTGGGAGTCTGTATGTACGAGATGTTGTATGGAGAAACACCATTCTATGCAGAATCTCTAGTGGAAACTTATGGCAAGATCATGAACCATCAG aCGCGGTTTGAATTCCCTGATGATGTAGATGATATTTCCGATGATGCCAAAGATCTGTTGAAGTTACTCATATGTGGTGCAGACAAACGATTAGGGAAGAATGGATTGGATGACTTCAAAAATCATCCCTGGTTTGAAGGCATTGATTGGGAGAATATCCGTACCA TGACACCACCCTATGTCCCTGAAGTGAGCAGCCCTACAGACACTTCCAattttgatgttgatgatgCTGACTTCAGAcatact GATTCAGTACCACCAATATCAAATGCTGCATTCAAAGGTCATCATCTTCCGTTTGTGGGATTTTCCTTTACGTCAGAGTC ACAAATTTCAGACCTTGGAACACTTCAGGATGTAAGCGAGATGGATTCGGAGAAGTTAGAAACTTTAGCTGCTGAGGCTTTTGAGCGAAAGATAAAAGTTTTAGAAAAAGAGAACAAGGAACTACAAAGGAAATTACAGG ATACTAGTATGACAATACAGAAGCTCAACAGTGGTGAGATGAGTAGTACTGCTGCCGCTGCGGCTGCTGGTGCTGCCGAATCTGAGGTTCGCCAACTCAAGGAAGAGATTGCTGTGTTACATAAAGTTGTCTCAG AGTCACAAACTGAGATCAGTGCTGTTGAACAGGAGCTCAAGCGGGCCATTGACAGCAAACATGACCTGGAAAAACGCATTAGGCTTTTAGACGAGGAAAAATCTGCTCTTGAAaag GAACTTCAAGATTTTCGTgacaaatacaaacaacaagCGAGAGAGCTGAAGGAGGCCCTTGCTAAACAAAAGATAGCCATAGAACAATACACAGATTCTAATGACTC GTTATTAAAATCCCAAGCAAGAGTTAAGGAGCTTACGAGGGAGTTTCGAAACAAAGACGAGGAGATGGAAGAGTACAAAAGGAAGGCAGATAGCATGAAGAATGAACGGAGGAGAGCAGAAAAGTCAATATTAGAG CTACAAAATCAATCTGACGAATATCGATCCGAGGCAAGTAAGGAAAGGAAACTGAAGGAAAGAGCAGAGGCTTTTTCAAGGGAGTTAGAACAAGAAATAGAAAGTATGAAACGGAAACAACTAGGAAGGGCATCCAACACTTCTACTTTAGAACTAACACAAGAAGTTTCAAG ATTAAAAACAGAAATGGAACGGAAGGAGGTAGAACAAGAGGAAAAAATAGCTAGAGTTTTATCCAAGCACCAGACTGAACTTAGTGATAGACAATTTCTAATGTCAGAACTGGAGTTAAAAACCAAAGAAATTACCAAAGAAAATgtgacattaaaacaaaaacttagTAATCAAGCTTCTGTGGATGAGTTACAAGCAGAATTACAAAGACTTAAGTTACAATCTGATCATTCTGGTCGAGAACAATCTGTGATGCAAGAAGAGAATTCCAGATTAAAGGAAGAATTAGCATTC CAAGAATCTGCGCTGAATTCCTTGGTACAAGAGAAGAACTCATTGGAACAGGAATTGCGAGATATCTTTGAAAAGAGGGAGTCGGTTGCCCAGTGGGAAGCACAGATTTCAGAAATCATTAAGTG GGTGAGCGATGAAAAAGATGCTAGAGGCTACCTACAAGCTCTGGCTAGCAAAATGACAGAGGAGTTAGAAAATCTCAAAGTGATGGGAGTGTCCGATGATTCG AATCGGCAGCGGTGGCGAAACCGGCGTTCCCAAAGACTCGATAAGATGGAACTGCTGAACCTACAGTCAAGTCTGCAGAGTGAGATTCAAGCCAAACAACAAATCAGTGAGGAGCTTAATAAGGTCAAGGCTGCTAACGTTGCTGGAGAGAC TAAGATCCTAGAACTGGAGGCTATAATTGACAAGCTGAAGAAGGATCATGAGGATCTCCAGGACGACTTAAACAGAAT GGAGAGACCTGGTGATTCCAGTCTGATGAACTTTTTCAAGGGTCATTTTTCTCTTCTAAATGAT TCTGAGAATGACAGCATGGCTGATGAAGATAGTGTTAGTGAGGATGCGCTATCTAGGACAGACTCACGGACAGATTCACGATCAGACTTGCAGTTTGGCTCAGAGTCTACAAGTGACAGTATAGCAAACACCAACATGTCTGCAAACCAGGTGTCAACATCTGAGCAGGTGTATGATCAGCCCTGGGGTGCCAGTAAGGTGGGCTCAACACCACAACAGAAGGTGCACAACTTCACCATGAAGACGTTCACCACACCATTCAGGTGTAACCAGTGTACATCGCTCATGATCGGCGTCCAGAGGCAGGGCACAGTGTGTGAAG AATGTGGATACACCTgccatgtacattgtatagagaaGGCACCAAACATTTGTCCTGTACCACCAGATCAGA caAAACGACGTTTAGGAATAGATGTATATAAGGGCATAGGGACAGCCTATGAAGGATATGTTCGT GTGCCAAGATTTGGAGGAATAAAGAAGGGATGGGTCAAACAGTTTGTTGTAGTCTGtgattttaaattatttttatatgacAACATTTATCCTGACCGGAATTCTCCCAGTCATATAGTCCAGCAAATCCTAGATATGAG AGATGAGGATTTTTCCGTCAGTCCAGTGCTACCTTCAGATGTGATACATGCCAACAAAAAAGATATACCTTGCATATTTAGA gtaACAACTTCTGAGATGAATCCACCAGGAAGTAAACATCAAGTTCTAATGTTGGCTGAAAGTGAACAGGAACGACATCGTTGGGTTGGTGCTCTCAATGAGTTGCACAAACTTCTACGCAAGAATAAACTGCCTGATAAAGTA GCCTTCCAAGCCCAGGAGGTGTATGACAACTCCTTGTCTCTAGTGAAGAGTTGCTTGTCGGCCGTTATCCTGG AACCTGACAGAATCCTGATGGGGACTGAAGAGGGATTGTATGTGGCACAGTTGAACAAAGATG TGCTGATCCGCATTGGAGACCGTAGTGAAAAGAAGACTGTCTATCAGTTGGAGTTGGTTCTGGAGGAACAACTAGTGGTATTCATTAGTG GTCGACAGAAGCATATCAAGTTACTGCATGTGTCAGCATTGGAGGGACATGATGGCGATCCTGTGAAGATCCCGGAGAGTAAGGGATGCAGTGTGTTCTGTACAGGACTTATCCGACAGAGCTGCTGTTCGTGTCTATGTGTAGCTATTAAACGGACTATACAGGTGTACGAACTCAACAAGACACGCCAGAAGTATAGGAAAATGAAAGACATTCAGGTCCCGGGACAAGTGCAGTTTATAGAAATTATGAATGAAAGACTTTGTGTGGGTTACCCGTCATACTTTGCAATTTACAGTGTCACAGGTGATGCCGCACCAATGA CACTTGTGAATTCTGAGGACTCAAGTCTGCAGTTTGTGATACAGTCGCAACAAAACTCCCTGCAGGCAGTGGAGTTGTCTCCCAAGGAGTACTTATTAGTATTTAGTG TTTCGGGCATATATGTAGACAACAATGGTAGAAGAAGTAGAGCCCAAGAACTCATGTGGCCTGCTCCTCCAACAGCAGTTG CATTCAGCGATCCCTACCTCATGTGCTATTCAGAAAATGCCATATTTGTGTTCGATGTTCATACAGCAGAATGGATCCAGACTATGTGCTTGAAAAAG ACAAAGCCCCTAAACAGGGATGGCTCGCTGAACATGATGAATATGATGGACTCTCAACACATCATCCACTTCAAGAACGTCCACCAGG AAGAAGAAAGGCTAGCCATTAAAGAAATCTTCAAGAACAGGAGCGTCAACAGAAACAAGAGGAGATTCTCTTTCAAGACAAGAGAAGATCATGATCGGGGCGCCAAGGG GCCCGAGCGTCGATCTCGTGAAATTTCTGCACCAATATCATTCAGCCATGTAGCCCACATGGGTCCAGATCAGGTCTTTTCTTCAAGCATACCAATACCAGTTACAGTAACCCACGGCCA GTCTGAGAGAAAATCACGCATTATCTCTGGTCCAACAAACTTTACCCATGTGGCTCATATgggtacaaacatggacatgaAGTCCCTCATAGATCTTCCAAAG CCTGCTGGATCAACTAGCACTCCAGTCGTGGAGAGAACACCCCCCGACTCTACCATACAAAGGGTACGAAACATCTTTCACCCTAGTATGAAGTCTGTGCAAGAAGCTCAGATGAGGGGCTCCCGGTCACAACCCAACGGTAGGTCAAATG GAAGTGCAAGGCGTGAATCGCCATCCAAAGTTGGAGGTGGGGCACGTCCCACGTCTTCCACCTCCTCCATCTCTGATAGTCCCGAATTGCCCTCTCACCACGACCAGTCCGCCTTCAGCGACGTCACCAGCAACATGTTTGAG GTGTATAAAGGTCCCCCTGGGTCACGCGAGTCTGTTAGTGGCAGTGTTTCCAATCATACATATGAAAGCACATGGCAAAACTACTGA
- the LOC117324379 gene encoding serine/threonine-protein kinase MRCK alpha-like isoform X6, which translates to MMSAEERLKRLGQLYVGGVQHSNGQALSLESLLDVLIVLYDECCSSTLRREKNISEFVEFAKPVVNKIKQYRLHRDDFETIRIIGRGAFGEVAVVKLKSTDQVFAMKILNKWEMLKRAETACFKEERDVLVYGDRHWITNLHYAFQDDNFLYLVMDYYCGGDLLTLLSKFEDRLPEDMAKFYIAEMVLAISSIHKLCYVHRDIKPDNVLIDQSGHIVLADFGSCLRLLEDGTVQSSVAVGTPDYISPEILRAMEDGHGRYGPECDWWSLGVCMYEMLYGETPFYAESLVETYGKIMNHQTRFEFPDDVDDISDDAKDLLKLLICGADKRLGKNGLDDFKNHPWFEGIDWENIRTMTPPYVPEVSSPTDTSNFDVDDADFRHTDSVPPISNAAFKGHHLPFVGFSFTSESQISDLGTLQDVSEMDSEKLETLAAEAFERKIKVLEKENKELQRKLQDTSMTIQKLNSGEMSSTAAAAAAGAAESEVRQLKEEIAVLHKVVSESQTEISAVEQELKRAIDSKHDLEKRIRLLDEEKSALEKELQDFRDKYKQQARELKEALAKQKIAIEQYTDSNDSLLKSQARVKELTREFRNKDEEMEEYKRKADSMKNERRRAEKSILELQNQSDEYRSEASKERKLKERAEAFSRELEQEIESMKRKQLGRASNTSTLELTQEVSRLKTEMERKEVEQEEKIARVLSKHQTELSDRQFLMSELELKTKEITKENVTLKQKLSNQASVDELQAELQRLKLQSDHSGREQSVMQEENSRLKEELAFQESALNSLVQEKNSLEQELRDIFEKRESVAQWEAQISEIIKWVSDEKDARGYLQALASKMTEELENLKVMGVSDDSNRQRWRNRRSQRLDKMELLNLQSSLQSEIQAKQQISEELNKVKAANVAGETKILELEAIIDKLKKDHEDLQDDLNRMERPGDSSLMNFFKGHFSLLNDSENDSMADEDSVSEDALSRTDSRTDSRSDLQFGSESTSDSIANTNMSANQVSTSEQVYDQPWGASKVGSTPQQKVHNFTMKTFTTPFRCNQCTSLMIGVQRQGTVCEECGYTCHVHCIEKAPNICPVPPDQTKRRLGIDVYKGIGTAYEGYVRVPRFGGIKKGWVKQFVVVCDFKLFLYDNIYPDRNSPSHIVQQILDMRDEDFSVSPVLPSDVIHANKKDIPCIFRVTTSEMNPPGSKHQVLMLAESEQERHRWVGALNELHKLLRKNKLPDKVAFQAQEVYDNSLSLVKSCLSAVILEPDRILMGTEEGLYVAQLNKDVLIRIGDRSEKKTVYQLELVLEEQLVVFISGRQKHIKLLHVSALEGHDGDPVKIPESKGCSVFCTGLIRQSCCSCLCVAIKRTIQVYELNKTRQKYRKMKDIQVPGQVQFIEIMNERLCVGYPSYFAIYSVTGDAAPMTLVNSEDSSLQFVIQSQQNSLQAVELSPKEYLLVFSVSGIYVDNNGRRSRAQELMWPAPPTAVAFSDPYLMCYSENAIFVFDVHTAEWIQTMCLKKTKPLNRDGSLNMMNMMDSQHIIHFKNVHQEEERLAIKEIFKNRSVNRNKRRFSFKTREDHDRGAKGPERRSREISAPISFSHVAHMGPDQVFSSSIPIPVTVTHGQSERKSRIISGPTNFTHVAHMGTNMDMKSLIDLPKPAGSTSTPVVERTPPDSTIQRVRNIFHPSMKSVQEAQMRGSRSQPNGRSNGSARRESPSKVGGGARPTSSTSSISDSPELPSHHDQSAFSDVTSNMFEDFDF; encoded by the exons CCAAGCCAGTTGTCAACAAGATCAAACAGTACAGGCTTCACCGAGATGATTTTGAGACAATCAGGATTATCGGCAGAGGTGCTTTTGGAGAG GTGGCAGTGGTTAAGTTGAAGTCAACAGACCAGGTTTTTGCAATGAAAATCCTCAATAAATGGGAGATGCTGAAACGAGCAGAA ACTGCTTGTTTCAAAGAAGAACGAGATGTGCTGGTCTATGGTGACCGCCACTGGATCACAAATCTCCATTATGCATTTCAAGATGACAACTTCCTG TACCTTGTGATGGACTATTACTGTGGAGGTGACCTTCTAACACTACTGAGCAAGTTTGAGGATCGTCTCCCAGAAGACATGGCCAAGTTTTACATCGCTGAGATGGTGTTGGCTATTAGTTCTATTCACAAGTTATGCTATGTGCATAGGGATATAAAACCAGACAATGTTCTCATAGATCAAAGTGGACATATAGTGCTAGCGGATTTTGGTTCGTGTCTTCGTCTTCTGGAAGATGGAACG GTGCAGTCTTCAGTGGCAGTTGGTACACCAGATTACATCTCTCCAGAAATTCTTCGA GCTATGGAGGATGGCCATGGCCGATATGGCCCCGAGTGTGACTGGTGGTCATTGGGAGTCTGTATGTACGAGATGTTGTATGGAGAAACACCATTCTATGCAGAATCTCTAGTGGAAACTTATGGCAAGATCATGAACCATCAG aCGCGGTTTGAATTCCCTGATGATGTAGATGATATTTCCGATGATGCCAAAGATCTGTTGAAGTTACTCATATGTGGTGCAGACAAACGATTAGGGAAGAATGGATTGGATGACTTCAAAAATCATCCCTGGTTTGAAGGCATTGATTGGGAGAATATCCGTACCA TGACACCACCCTATGTCCCTGAAGTGAGCAGCCCTACAGACACTTCCAattttgatgttgatgatgCTGACTTCAGAcatact GATTCAGTACCACCAATATCAAATGCTGCATTCAAAGGTCATCATCTTCCGTTTGTGGGATTTTCCTTTACGTCAGAGTC ACAAATTTCAGACCTTGGAACACTTCAGGATGTAAGCGAGATGGATTCGGAGAAGTTAGAAACTTTAGCTGCTGAGGCTTTTGAGCGAAAGATAAAAGTTTTAGAAAAAGAGAACAAGGAACTACAAAGGAAATTACAGG ATACTAGTATGACAATACAGAAGCTCAACAGTGGTGAGATGAGTAGTACTGCTGCCGCTGCGGCTGCTGGTGCTGCCGAATCTGAGGTTCGCCAACTCAAGGAAGAGATTGCTGTGTTACATAAAGTTGTCTCAG AGTCACAAACTGAGATCAGTGCTGTTGAACAGGAGCTCAAGCGGGCCATTGACAGCAAACATGACCTGGAAAAACGCATTAGGCTTTTAGACGAGGAAAAATCTGCTCTTGAAaag GAACTTCAAGATTTTCGTgacaaatacaaacaacaagCGAGAGAGCTGAAGGAGGCCCTTGCTAAACAAAAGATAGCCATAGAACAATACACAGATTCTAATGACTC GTTATTAAAATCCCAAGCAAGAGTTAAGGAGCTTACGAGGGAGTTTCGAAACAAAGACGAGGAGATGGAAGAGTACAAAAGGAAGGCAGATAGCATGAAGAATGAACGGAGGAGAGCAGAAAAGTCAATATTAGAG CTACAAAATCAATCTGACGAATATCGATCCGAGGCAAGTAAGGAAAGGAAACTGAAGGAAAGAGCAGAGGCTTTTTCAAGGGAGTTAGAACAAGAAATAGAAAGTATGAAACGGAAACAACTAGGAAGGGCATCCAACACTTCTACTTTAGAACTAACACAAGAAGTTTCAAG ATTAAAAACAGAAATGGAACGGAAGGAGGTAGAACAAGAGGAAAAAATAGCTAGAGTTTTATCCAAGCACCAGACTGAACTTAGTGATAGACAATTTCTAATGTCAGAACTGGAGTTAAAAACCAAAGAAATTACCAAAGAAAATgtgacattaaaacaaaaacttagTAATCAAGCTTCTGTGGATGAGTTACAAGCAGAATTACAAAGACTTAAGTTACAATCTGATCATTCTGGTCGAGAACAATCTGTGATGCAAGAAGAGAATTCCAGATTAAAGGAAGAATTAGCATTC CAAGAATCTGCGCTGAATTCCTTGGTACAAGAGAAGAACTCATTGGAACAGGAATTGCGAGATATCTTTGAAAAGAGGGAGTCGGTTGCCCAGTGGGAAGCACAGATTTCAGAAATCATTAAGTG GGTGAGCGATGAAAAAGATGCTAGAGGCTACCTACAAGCTCTGGCTAGCAAAATGACAGAGGAGTTAGAAAATCTCAAAGTGATGGGAGTGTCCGATGATTCG AATCGGCAGCGGTGGCGAAACCGGCGTTCCCAAAGACTCGATAAGATGGAACTGCTGAACCTACAGTCAAGTCTGCAGAGTGAGATTCAAGCCAAACAACAAATCAGTGAGGAGCTTAATAAGGTCAAGGCTGCTAACGTTGCTGGAGAGAC TAAGATCCTAGAACTGGAGGCTATAATTGACAAGCTGAAGAAGGATCATGAGGATCTCCAGGACGACTTAAACAGAAT GGAGAGACCTGGTGATTCCAGTCTGATGAACTTTTTCAAGGGTCATTTTTCTCTTCTAAATGAT TCTGAGAATGACAGCATGGCTGATGAAGATAGTGTTAGTGAGGATGCGCTATCTAGGACAGACTCACGGACAGATTCACGATCAGACTTGCAGTTTGGCTCAGAGTCTACAAGTGACAGTATAGCAAACACCAACATGTCTGCAAACCAGGTGTCAACATCTGAGCAGGTGTATGATCAGCCCTGGGGTGCCAGTAAGGTGGGCTCAACACCACAACAGAAGGTGCACAACTTCACCATGAAGACGTTCACCACACCATTCAGGTGTAACCAGTGTACATCGCTCATGATCGGCGTCCAGAGGCAGGGCACAGTGTGTGAAG AATGTGGATACACCTgccatgtacattgtatagagaaGGCACCAAACATTTGTCCTGTACCACCAGATCAGA caAAACGACGTTTAGGAATAGATGTATATAAGGGCATAGGGACAGCCTATGAAGGATATGTTCGT GTGCCAAGATTTGGAGGAATAAAGAAGGGATGGGTCAAACAGTTTGTTGTAGTCTGtgattttaaattatttttatatgacAACATTTATCCTGACCGGAATTCTCCCAGTCATATAGTCCAGCAAATCCTAGATATGAG AGATGAGGATTTTTCCGTCAGTCCAGTGCTACCTTCAGATGTGATACATGCCAACAAAAAAGATATACCTTGCATATTTAGA gtaACAACTTCTGAGATGAATCCACCAGGAAGTAAACATCAAGTTCTAATGTTGGCTGAAAGTGAACAGGAACGACATCGTTGGGTTGGTGCTCTCAATGAGTTGCACAAACTTCTACGCAAGAATAAACTGCCTGATAAAGTA GCCTTCCAAGCCCAGGAGGTGTATGACAACTCCTTGTCTCTAGTGAAGAGTTGCTTGTCGGCCGTTATCCTGG AACCTGACAGAATCCTGATGGGGACTGAAGAGGGATTGTATGTGGCACAGTTGAACAAAGATG TGCTGATCCGCATTGGAGACCGTAGTGAAAAGAAGACTGTCTATCAGTTGGAGTTGGTTCTGGAGGAACAACTAGTGGTATTCATTAGTG GTCGACAGAAGCATATCAAGTTACTGCATGTGTCAGCATTGGAGGGACATGATGGCGATCCTGTGAAGATCCCGGAGAGTAAGGGATGCAGTGTGTTCTGTACAGGACTTATCCGACAGAGCTGCTGTTCGTGTCTATGTGTAGCTATTAAACGGACTATACAGGTGTACGAACTCAACAAGACACGCCAGAAGTATAGGAAAATGAAAGACATTCAGGTCCCGGGACAAGTGCAGTTTATAGAAATTATGAATGAAAGACTTTGTGTGGGTTACCCGTCATACTTTGCAATTTACAGTGTCACAGGTGATGCCGCACCAATGA CACTTGTGAATTCTGAGGACTCAAGTCTGCAGTTTGTGATACAGTCGCAACAAAACTCCCTGCAGGCAGTGGAGTTGTCTCCCAAGGAGTACTTATTAGTATTTAGTG TTTCGGGCATATATGTAGACAACAATGGTAGAAGAAGTAGAGCCCAAGAACTCATGTGGCCTGCTCCTCCAACAGCAGTTG CATTCAGCGATCCCTACCTCATGTGCTATTCAGAAAATGCCATATTTGTGTTCGATGTTCATACAGCAGAATGGATCCAGACTATGTGCTTGAAAAAG ACAAAGCCCCTAAACAGGGATGGCTCGCTGAACATGATGAATATGATGGACTCTCAACACATCATCCACTTCAAGAACGTCCACCAGG AAGAAGAAAGGCTAGCCATTAAAGAAATCTTCAAGAACAGGAGCGTCAACAGAAACAAGAGGAGATTCTCTTTCAAGACAAGAGAAGATCATGATCGGGGCGCCAAGGG GCCCGAGCGTCGATCTCGTGAAATTTCTGCACCAATATCATTCAGCCATGTAGCCCACATGGGTCCAGATCAGGTCTTTTCTTCAAGCATACCAATACCAGTTACAGTAACCCACGGCCA GTCTGAGAGAAAATCACGCATTATCTCTGGTCCAACAAACTTTACCCATGTGGCTCATATgggtacaaacatggacatgaAGTCCCTCATAGATCTTCCAAAG CCTGCTGGATCAACTAGCACTCCAGTCGTGGAGAGAACACCCCCCGACTCTACCATACAAAGGGTACGAAACATCTTTCACCCTAGTATGAAGTCTGTGCAAGAAGCTCAGATGAGGGGCTCCCGGTCACAACCCAACGGTAGGTCAAATG GAAGTGCAAGGCGTGAATCGCCATCCAAAGTTGGAGGTGGGGCACGTCCCACGTCTTCCACCTCCTCCATCTCTGATAGTCCCGAATTGCCCTCTCACCACGACCAGTCCGCCTTCAGCGACGTCACCAGCAACATGTTTGAG GATTTCGATTTTTGA